A section of the Bombus huntii isolate Logan2020A chromosome 5, iyBomHunt1.1, whole genome shotgun sequence genome encodes:
- the LOC126865423 gene encoding probable beta-hexosaminidase fdl isoform X1, whose product MKRNFEIEVQMSKKLFLRKKLSRMVGSVPSGWMRKILLFLVLTTGVLLIAMYAHAPPLASLQPFSSRRLKELQRGLVTFLVGNESTKKPEERLYEYLEEPRTFQSPWSWACVAGRCERRAVRSSRTSLASCIALCGGNTRLLWPRPTGNVFLGEDSVIIHLQQIEFVTVNTSDQETKNLLEHAKDVFIGNIRSLMKVPNAKSRSGVDMFVVYLSAGNGRAIGPNLDTDESYTLELMPKGKILEAQITGKSFFGARHGLETLGQMIWWDESAGREGALRVLSRASVEDKPTFPYRGLLVDTGRQFFPIERLKRVIDGMAASKLNTFHWHLSDSQSFPFDSAQFPEMARWGAYSGDQIYTPDDVKDLADYARIRGIRVLIEIDSPAHAGAGWQWGTEYGYGELALCVDQQPWSSYCGEPNCGQLNPINEHTYRILEGLYRELLDLTEIRDIVHLGGDEVNLDCWAQYGNITAAMQAQNMTDHHAMWAEFETKMLQRLVKANHDETPKAVILWSSPLTKRPYITMYFDPKIHVIQSWGGSNWPETLDLLEDGFRVILSHVDTWYLDCGFGKWREIGEAACGEYRTWQTVYNHRPWRDYAQQHFSLVLGGEAAIWSEQTGDASLGPRLWPRASALAERLWSDMPTNGYSTDESVYTRLAAHMELLTSRGLKTEAMWPQWCSQNPGKCL is encoded by the exons ACTGTCGAGGATGGTGGGCAGCGTACCGAGCGGATGGATGAGGAAGATCCTCCTCTTCCTGGTCCTGACGACCGGGGTCCTCCTCATCGCCATGTACGCGCACGCTCCGCCGCTTGCTTCTCTCCAACCGTTCTCGTCACGACG ACTGAAGGAGTTGCAACGAGGCTTGGTTACTTTCCTGGTCGGTAATGAAAGCACGAAGAAACCCGAGGAACGGCTCTACGAGTATCTGGAAGAGCCTAG aacgtttcagagtccgTGGTCCTGGGCCTGCGTCGCTGGAAGATGCGAGAGGAGAGCGGTCAGATCCTCGAGGACCTCCTTGGCCAGCTGTATCGCCCTCTGCGGCGGAAACACCAGGCTTCTCTGGCCCAGACCGACAGGAAACGTGTTCCTGGGCGAAGATAGCGTGATCATACACCTGCAGCAAATCGAATTCGTCACGGTGAACACTAGCGACCAGGAGACGAAGAATCTGTTGGAGCACGCCAAGGATGTTTTCATCG GTAACATAAGAAGCCTGATGAAGGTGCCAAACGCGAAAAGCAGATCCGGGGTGGACATGTTCGTCGTCTACCTATCCGCCGGAAATGGCAGAGCGATAGGGCCGAACTTAGACACGGACGAGTCGTATACCCTGGAGCTGATGCCTAAGGGGAAGATTCTCGAAGCTCAAATAACAGGAAAAAGTTTCTTCGGCGCCAGACACGGTTTGGAAACGCTTGGCCAAATGATCTGGTGGGACGAGTCTGCCGGAAGGGAAGGTGCCTTGCGAGTGTTATCTCGCGCTTCCGTCGAGGACAAGCCAACGTTCCCCTACAGAGGTTTACTGGTCGATACGGGAAGACAGTTCTTTCCCATCGAGCGACTGAAACGCGTGATCGACGGAATGGCGGCATCGAAGTTGAACACTTTCCATTGGCACCTATCAGACTCGCAGAGCTTCCCCTTCGATTCAGCCCAGTTCCCCGAAATGGCCAGATGGGGCGCTTATAGCGGAGATCAGATCTATACGCCCGATGATGTGAAGGATCTCGCGGATTACGCGAGGATCCGCGGCATCAGGGTACTCATCGAGATCGACTCTCCGGCACATGCTGGCGCTGGCTGGCAATGGG GGACGGAGTACGGTTACGGGGAGCTGGCTCTCTGCGTTGATCAGCAGCCATGGTCGTCGTATTGCGGCGAGCCGAATTGCGGCCAGTTGAATCCCATCAACGAGCACACCTATCGAATATTAGAGGGGCTGTACAGGGAGCTTCTGGACCTGACCGAAATTCGGGACATCGTGCACCTTGGCGGGGACGAGGTGAACCTGGATTGTTGGGCACAGTACGGAAACATCACGGCCGCGATGCAAGCACAGAACATGACCGATCACCATGCTATGTGGGCCGAATTCGAAACGAAGATGTTGCAAAGGTTGGTGAAGGCCAACCACGATGAAACGCCAAAGGCTGTGATTCTGTGGAGTTCCCCGCTGACAAAGAGGCCTTACATCACCATGTACTTCGATCCAAAGATTCATGTGATCCAATCATGGGGAGGTAGCAACTGGCCGGAGACGCTAGATCTTCTAGAAGACGGTTTCAGGGTGATTCTTTCTCACGTGGACACGTGGTATCTGGATTGTGGATTTGGAAAATGGAGGGAGATCGGAGAGGCCGCCTGTGGCGAGTATCGTACCTGGCAAACTGTTTACAATCATCGACCTTGGAGAGATTACGCTCAGCAACATTTTAGCCTCGTTTTGGGCGGAGAGGCAGCTATCTGGAGCGAGCAGACCGGCGACGCGTCCTTGGGACCTCGACTATGGCCCAGGGCATCTGCTCTCGCTGAGAGATTATG GAGCGACATGCCAACCAACGGTTACTCGACAGACGAAAGCGTGTACACGAGGCTAGCCGCACACATGGAGCTTCTAACCAGCCGTGGATTAAAAACAGAAGCCATGTGGCCGCAGTGGTGTTCCCAGAATCCCGGCAAATGTCTCTGA
- the LOC126865423 gene encoding probable beta-hexosaminidase fdl isoform X3: MKRNFEIEVQMSKKLFLRKKLSRMVGSVPSGWMRKILLFLVLTTGVLLIAMYAHAPPLASLQPFSSRRTFQSPWSWACVAGRCERRAVRSSRTSLASCIALCGGNTRLLWPRPTGNVFLGEDSVIIHLQQIEFVTVNTSDQETKNLLEHAKDVFIGNIRSLMKVPNAKSRSGVDMFVVYLSAGNGRAIGPNLDTDESYTLELMPKGKILEAQITGKSFFGARHGLETLGQMIWWDESAGREGALRVLSRASVEDKPTFPYRGLLVDTGRQFFPIERLKRVIDGMAASKLNTFHWHLSDSQSFPFDSAQFPEMARWGAYSGDQIYTPDDVKDLADYARIRGIRVLIEIDSPAHAGAGWQWGTEYGYGELALCVDQQPWSSYCGEPNCGQLNPINEHTYRILEGLYRELLDLTEIRDIVHLGGDEVNLDCWAQYGNITAAMQAQNMTDHHAMWAEFETKMLQRLVKANHDETPKAVILWSSPLTKRPYITMYFDPKIHVIQSWGGSNWPETLDLLEDGFRVILSHVDTWYLDCGFGKWREIGEAACGEYRTWQTVYNHRPWRDYAQQHFSLVLGGEAAIWSEQTGDASLGPRLWPRASALAERLWSDMPTNGYSTDESVYTRLAAHMELLTSRGLKTEAMWPQWCSQNPGKCL, translated from the exons ACTGTCGAGGATGGTGGGCAGCGTACCGAGCGGATGGATGAGGAAGATCCTCCTCTTCCTGGTCCTGACGACCGGGGTCCTCCTCATCGCCATGTACGCGCACGCTCCGCCGCTTGCTTCTCTCCAACCGTTCTCGTCACGACG aacgtttcagagtccgTGGTCCTGGGCCTGCGTCGCTGGAAGATGCGAGAGGAGAGCGGTCAGATCCTCGAGGACCTCCTTGGCCAGCTGTATCGCCCTCTGCGGCGGAAACACCAGGCTTCTCTGGCCCAGACCGACAGGAAACGTGTTCCTGGGCGAAGATAGCGTGATCATACACCTGCAGCAAATCGAATTCGTCACGGTGAACACTAGCGACCAGGAGACGAAGAATCTGTTGGAGCACGCCAAGGATGTTTTCATCG GTAACATAAGAAGCCTGATGAAGGTGCCAAACGCGAAAAGCAGATCCGGGGTGGACATGTTCGTCGTCTACCTATCCGCCGGAAATGGCAGAGCGATAGGGCCGAACTTAGACACGGACGAGTCGTATACCCTGGAGCTGATGCCTAAGGGGAAGATTCTCGAAGCTCAAATAACAGGAAAAAGTTTCTTCGGCGCCAGACACGGTTTGGAAACGCTTGGCCAAATGATCTGGTGGGACGAGTCTGCCGGAAGGGAAGGTGCCTTGCGAGTGTTATCTCGCGCTTCCGTCGAGGACAAGCCAACGTTCCCCTACAGAGGTTTACTGGTCGATACGGGAAGACAGTTCTTTCCCATCGAGCGACTGAAACGCGTGATCGACGGAATGGCGGCATCGAAGTTGAACACTTTCCATTGGCACCTATCAGACTCGCAGAGCTTCCCCTTCGATTCAGCCCAGTTCCCCGAAATGGCCAGATGGGGCGCTTATAGCGGAGATCAGATCTATACGCCCGATGATGTGAAGGATCTCGCGGATTACGCGAGGATCCGCGGCATCAGGGTACTCATCGAGATCGACTCTCCGGCACATGCTGGCGCTGGCTGGCAATGGG GGACGGAGTACGGTTACGGGGAGCTGGCTCTCTGCGTTGATCAGCAGCCATGGTCGTCGTATTGCGGCGAGCCGAATTGCGGCCAGTTGAATCCCATCAACGAGCACACCTATCGAATATTAGAGGGGCTGTACAGGGAGCTTCTGGACCTGACCGAAATTCGGGACATCGTGCACCTTGGCGGGGACGAGGTGAACCTGGATTGTTGGGCACAGTACGGAAACATCACGGCCGCGATGCAAGCACAGAACATGACCGATCACCATGCTATGTGGGCCGAATTCGAAACGAAGATGTTGCAAAGGTTGGTGAAGGCCAACCACGATGAAACGCCAAAGGCTGTGATTCTGTGGAGTTCCCCGCTGACAAAGAGGCCTTACATCACCATGTACTTCGATCCAAAGATTCATGTGATCCAATCATGGGGAGGTAGCAACTGGCCGGAGACGCTAGATCTTCTAGAAGACGGTTTCAGGGTGATTCTTTCTCACGTGGACACGTGGTATCTGGATTGTGGATTTGGAAAATGGAGGGAGATCGGAGAGGCCGCCTGTGGCGAGTATCGTACCTGGCAAACTGTTTACAATCATCGACCTTGGAGAGATTACGCTCAGCAACATTTTAGCCTCGTTTTGGGCGGAGAGGCAGCTATCTGGAGCGAGCAGACCGGCGACGCGTCCTTGGGACCTCGACTATGGCCCAGGGCATCTGCTCTCGCTGAGAGATTATG GAGCGACATGCCAACCAACGGTTACTCGACAGACGAAAGCGTGTACACGAGGCTAGCCGCACACATGGAGCTTCTAACCAGCCGTGGATTAAAAACAGAAGCCATGTGGCCGCAGTGGTGTTCCCAGAATCCCGGCAAATGTCTCTGA
- the LOC126865423 gene encoding probable beta-hexosaminidase fdl isoform X2, whose product MVGSVPSGWMRKILLFLVLTTGVLLIAMYAHAPPLASLQPFSSRRLKELQRGLVTFLVGNESTKKPEERLYEYLEEPRTFQSPWSWACVAGRCERRAVRSSRTSLASCIALCGGNTRLLWPRPTGNVFLGEDSVIIHLQQIEFVTVNTSDQETKNLLEHAKDVFIGNIRSLMKVPNAKSRSGVDMFVVYLSAGNGRAIGPNLDTDESYTLELMPKGKILEAQITGKSFFGARHGLETLGQMIWWDESAGREGALRVLSRASVEDKPTFPYRGLLVDTGRQFFPIERLKRVIDGMAASKLNTFHWHLSDSQSFPFDSAQFPEMARWGAYSGDQIYTPDDVKDLADYARIRGIRVLIEIDSPAHAGAGWQWGTEYGYGELALCVDQQPWSSYCGEPNCGQLNPINEHTYRILEGLYRELLDLTEIRDIVHLGGDEVNLDCWAQYGNITAAMQAQNMTDHHAMWAEFETKMLQRLVKANHDETPKAVILWSSPLTKRPYITMYFDPKIHVIQSWGGSNWPETLDLLEDGFRVILSHVDTWYLDCGFGKWREIGEAACGEYRTWQTVYNHRPWRDYAQQHFSLVLGGEAAIWSEQTGDASLGPRLWPRASALAERLWSDMPTNGYSTDESVYTRLAAHMELLTSRGLKTEAMWPQWCSQNPGKCL is encoded by the exons ATGGTGGGCAGCGTACCGAGCGGATGGATGAGGAAGATCCTCCTCTTCCTGGTCCTGACGACCGGGGTCCTCCTCATCGCCATGTACGCGCACGCTCCGCCGCTTGCTTCTCTCCAACCGTTCTCGTCACGACG ACTGAAGGAGTTGCAACGAGGCTTGGTTACTTTCCTGGTCGGTAATGAAAGCACGAAGAAACCCGAGGAACGGCTCTACGAGTATCTGGAAGAGCCTAG aacgtttcagagtccgTGGTCCTGGGCCTGCGTCGCTGGAAGATGCGAGAGGAGAGCGGTCAGATCCTCGAGGACCTCCTTGGCCAGCTGTATCGCCCTCTGCGGCGGAAACACCAGGCTTCTCTGGCCCAGACCGACAGGAAACGTGTTCCTGGGCGAAGATAGCGTGATCATACACCTGCAGCAAATCGAATTCGTCACGGTGAACACTAGCGACCAGGAGACGAAGAATCTGTTGGAGCACGCCAAGGATGTTTTCATCG GTAACATAAGAAGCCTGATGAAGGTGCCAAACGCGAAAAGCAGATCCGGGGTGGACATGTTCGTCGTCTACCTATCCGCCGGAAATGGCAGAGCGATAGGGCCGAACTTAGACACGGACGAGTCGTATACCCTGGAGCTGATGCCTAAGGGGAAGATTCTCGAAGCTCAAATAACAGGAAAAAGTTTCTTCGGCGCCAGACACGGTTTGGAAACGCTTGGCCAAATGATCTGGTGGGACGAGTCTGCCGGAAGGGAAGGTGCCTTGCGAGTGTTATCTCGCGCTTCCGTCGAGGACAAGCCAACGTTCCCCTACAGAGGTTTACTGGTCGATACGGGAAGACAGTTCTTTCCCATCGAGCGACTGAAACGCGTGATCGACGGAATGGCGGCATCGAAGTTGAACACTTTCCATTGGCACCTATCAGACTCGCAGAGCTTCCCCTTCGATTCAGCCCAGTTCCCCGAAATGGCCAGATGGGGCGCTTATAGCGGAGATCAGATCTATACGCCCGATGATGTGAAGGATCTCGCGGATTACGCGAGGATCCGCGGCATCAGGGTACTCATCGAGATCGACTCTCCGGCACATGCTGGCGCTGGCTGGCAATGGG GGACGGAGTACGGTTACGGGGAGCTGGCTCTCTGCGTTGATCAGCAGCCATGGTCGTCGTATTGCGGCGAGCCGAATTGCGGCCAGTTGAATCCCATCAACGAGCACACCTATCGAATATTAGAGGGGCTGTACAGGGAGCTTCTGGACCTGACCGAAATTCGGGACATCGTGCACCTTGGCGGGGACGAGGTGAACCTGGATTGTTGGGCACAGTACGGAAACATCACGGCCGCGATGCAAGCACAGAACATGACCGATCACCATGCTATGTGGGCCGAATTCGAAACGAAGATGTTGCAAAGGTTGGTGAAGGCCAACCACGATGAAACGCCAAAGGCTGTGATTCTGTGGAGTTCCCCGCTGACAAAGAGGCCTTACATCACCATGTACTTCGATCCAAAGATTCATGTGATCCAATCATGGGGAGGTAGCAACTGGCCGGAGACGCTAGATCTTCTAGAAGACGGTTTCAGGGTGATTCTTTCTCACGTGGACACGTGGTATCTGGATTGTGGATTTGGAAAATGGAGGGAGATCGGAGAGGCCGCCTGTGGCGAGTATCGTACCTGGCAAACTGTTTACAATCATCGACCTTGGAGAGATTACGCTCAGCAACATTTTAGCCTCGTTTTGGGCGGAGAGGCAGCTATCTGGAGCGAGCAGACCGGCGACGCGTCCTTGGGACCTCGACTATGGCCCAGGGCATCTGCTCTCGCTGAGAGATTATG GAGCGACATGCCAACCAACGGTTACTCGACAGACGAAAGCGTGTACACGAGGCTAGCCGCACACATGGAGCTTCTAACCAGCCGTGGATTAAAAACAGAAGCCATGTGGCCGCAGTGGTGTTCCCAGAATCCCGGCAAATGTCTCTGA